The following proteins come from a genomic window of Streptococcus oralis:
- the glnA gene encoding type I glutamate--ammonia ligase, whose amino-acid sequence MPITAADIRREVKEKNVTFIRLMFSDILGTMKNVEIPATDEQLDKVLSNKAMFDGSSIEGFVRINESDMYLYPDLDTWTVFPWGDENGSVAGLICDVYTTEGEPFAGDPRGNLKRALRHMEEVGFKSFNLGPEPEFFLFKLDENGDPTLEVNDKGGYFDLAPTDLADNTRREIVNVLTKMGFEVEASHHEVAVGQHEIDFKYDEVLRACDKIQIFKLVVKTIARKHGLYATFMAKPKFGIAGSGMHCNMSLFDENGNNAFFDPNDPKGMQLSETAYHFLGGLIKHAYNYTAIMNPTVNSYKRLVPGYEAPVYIAWAGRNRSPLVRVPASRGMGTRLELRSVDPMANPYIAMAVLLEVGLHGIENKIEAPAPIEENIYIMTAEERKEAGITDLPSTLHNALKALTEDEVVKAALGEHIYTSFLEAKRIEWASYATFVSQWEVDNYLDLY is encoded by the coding sequence ATGCCAATCACAGCTGCAGATATTCGTCGTGAAGTCAAGGAAAAAAATGTTACCTTTATTCGTCTCATGTTTTCAGATATCCTGGGAACCATGAAAAACGTCGAAATTCCTGCTACAGATGAACAGTTAGACAAGGTCTTGTCAAATAAAGCTATGTTTGATGGATCTTCTATTGAAGGTTTTGTACGTATTAATGAATCAGATATGTACTTGTACCCAGACTTGGATACATGGACAGTCTTCCCTTGGGGAGATGAAAACGGAAGTGTTGCAGGTTTGATCTGTGATGTTTATACAACAGAAGGTGAACCATTTGCAGGTGACCCTCGTGGCAACCTCAAACGTGCTCTTCGTCACATGGAGGAAGTAGGATTCAAATCTTTCAACCTTGGTCCAGAGCCAGAATTCTTCCTATTTAAACTTGATGAAAATGGAGACCCGACACTTGAAGTGAATGACAAGGGTGGCTATTTTGATTTGGCGCCTACTGACCTTGCGGACAATACGCGTCGTGAGATTGTGAATGTCTTGACTAAAATGGGATTTGAAGTAGAAGCAAGTCACCACGAGGTTGCGGTTGGTCAACATGAAATTGACTTCAAGTATGATGAAGTCCTCCGTGCCTGTGATAAGATTCAAATCTTTAAGCTTGTAGTAAAAACCATTGCTCGTAAACACGGTCTTTATGCAACTTTTATGGCGAAACCAAAATTTGGTATTGCTGGATCAGGTATGCACTGTAATATGTCCTTGTTTGATGAGAATGGGAATAACGCCTTCTTTGATCCAAACGATCCAAAGGGAATGCAGTTGTCTGAAACAGCCTACCATTTCCTTGGTGGTTTGATCAAGCATGCTTACAACTATACTGCTATCATGAACCCAACAGTTAACTCATACAAACGTTTGGTTCCAGGTTATGAAGCGCCTGTTTACATTGCTTGGGCTGGTCGTAACCGTTCGCCACTTGTGCGTGTACCAGCTTCACGTGGTATGGGAACTCGTCTTGAGTTGCGTTCAGTGGACCCAATGGCAAACCCATACATCGCTATGGCTGTTCTTTTGGAAGTTGGTTTGCATGGTATTGAAAACAAAATCGAAGCACCAGCTCCTATCGAAGAAAATATCTACATCATGACAGCAGAAGAGCGTAAGGAAGCTGGAATCACAGACCTTCCATCAACGCTTCATAACGCTTTGAAAGCTTTGACTGAGGACGAAGTAGTCAAGGCTGCCCTAGGTGAGCACATCTATACGAGCTTCCTTGAAGCCAAACGTATCGAGTGGGCTAGCTATGCAACCTTTGTGTCGCAATGGGAAGTTGATAATTATCTAGATTTGTATTAA
- a CDS encoding LPXTG-anchored SHIRT domain periscope protein, whose product MIKSKNRLKKTIVGMITFVLAFFLLPFQGLFAAPQEIKDDTDLSALSLYQFQLTTDNMSVVSKSSAVQQYHMDAPGFGDLQHKYPGYPMENFTLKVDKTKKEDQTFDKPLSLKFANAGTVNGKQVDAYLTINKVTLHYINNSEAPAQMADVNKKTVNFFNVSNLWGANQFEIGNIAYVDEAHDDVMKNTFTVDADITAELKYSDGSEPDMKLVMKPTDIDANGLWNTKEAFYVTNYNTSVDKRVMNNRNNLEAVQEGDKTVWNAGPGGGTSGAEAENNISGLALRSVNNTMNFGYRSANYASATFSLYMEQVQFAPEKEVDPAQIPAQAGEAVTYKTLFKIPKPGKEIIAALSSLDFVDTFDDRLDFKDLTVDADGVVLAKDTDYTVEKSGQKVTVKMAAAYLNKDKAGTPIRITYNTVTNNKVGDKASGPIENIVAMQPDNLYFASNKVTTTLLYNKIHEFESGTPGKTLPQEVTNLLPAKVSGLANGTTVNPTQPTTTKVSVPEGNWVFKGYDKVSEVVENGDVKFIGKWEFTPAPTYKATHEFVSGTSGKELPQEVKSLLPADQTDLKDGSQATPTQPSQTEVKTAEGTWSFKSYDKASETINGADAHFVGTWEFTPAPTYKATHEFVSGTPGKELPQEVKSLLPADQTDLKDGSQATPTQPSKTEVKTTEGTWSFKSYDKASETINGADAHFIGTWEFTPAPTYKATHEFVSGTPGKELPQEVKDLLPVDQTDLKDGSQATPTQPSKTEVKTAEGTWSFKSYDKASETINGADAHFIGTWEFTPAPTYKATHEFVSGTPGKELPQEVKDLLPVDQTDLKDGSQATPTQPSKTEVKTAEGTWSFKSYDKASETINGADAHFVGTWEFTPAPTVTHKAVHEFVSGTPGKELPQEVKTLLPADQTDLKDGSKVTPTQPSQTEVKTAEGTWSFKSYDKTSETVNGSDVKFVGTWEFTASPAPTVTHKAVHEFVSGTPGKELPQEVKTLLPADQTDLKDGSKVTPTQPSQTEVKTAEGTWSFKSYDKTSETVNGSDVKFVGTWEFTASPAPTVTHKAVHEFVSGTPGKELPQEVKTLLPADQTDLKDGSKVTPTQPSQTEVKTAEGTWSFKSYDKTSETVNGSDVKFVGTWEFTASPAPTVTHKAVHEFVSGTPGKELPQEVKTLLPADQTDLKDGSKVTPTQPSQTEVKTAEGTWSFKSYDKASETINGADVKFTGTWEFTPAPTVRPITSFVDTKGNTLIPSEDGEQPKKDIPGYRFVETKKLPNGDTEHVYEKVKTSHKDKEGNDIPGYPSEDGEQPKKDIPGYRFVETKKLPNGDTEHVYEKVKTSHKDKEGNDIPGYPSEDGEQPKKDIPGYRFVETKKLPNGDTEHVYEKVKTSHKDKEGNDIPGYPSEDGEQPKKDIPGYRFVETKKLPNGDTEHVYEKVKTSHKDKEGNDIPGYPSEDGEQPKKDIPGYRFVETKKLPNGDTEHVYEKVKTSHKDKEGNDIPGYPSEDGEQPKKDIPGYRFVETKKLPNGDTVHVYEKIIPSVKPSQPAKELPNTGTEDHSSLAALGLLGVLSGFGLVARKKKED is encoded by the coding sequence ATGATAAAGTCGAAAAACAGGCTTAAAAAGACAATCGTTGGAATGATAACCTTTGTTTTAGCGTTTTTCTTACTGCCGTTTCAAGGCCTTTTTGCGGCACCGCAAGAAATAAAGGATGACACAGATCTTTCTGCACTAAGTCTTTACCAGTTTCAGTTAACTACGGATAACATGAGTGTTGTATCTAAGTCATCTGCCGTGCAGCAATACCATATGGATGCTCCAGGTTTTGGAGATCTACAACATAAATATCCTGGTTATCCAATGGAAAATTTCACCCTCAAGGTAGATAAAACCAAAAAGGAAGATCAAACCTTTGATAAACCTTTGTCTTTGAAATTTGCCAATGCTGGAACAGTCAATGGTAAGCAAGTAGATGCTTATTTAACGATTAATAAAGTTACTCTTCATTATATCAACAACTCAGAAGCTCCGGCTCAAATGGCTGATGTTAATAAGAAAACAGTTAACTTTTTCAACGTTTCTAATTTATGGGGAGCAAACCAATTTGAAATTGGGAATATCGCATATGTTGATGAGGCACATGACGATGTCATGAAAAATACCTTTACGGTTGATGCAGATATAACAGCAGAACTTAAGTATTCAGATGGTTCAGAACCTGACATGAAATTGGTGATGAAACCAACTGATATTGATGCAAATGGTCTATGGAATACCAAGGAAGCTTTCTATGTTACCAATTACAACACTAGCGTTGACAAGCGAGTGATGAACAACCGCAATAATTTGGAAGCGGTTCAAGAAGGTGATAAAACTGTTTGGAATGCAGGCCCAGGTGGTGGTACAAGTGGTGCGGAGGCCGAAAATAATATTTCCGGTTTAGCCCTACGCTCAGTTAACAACACCATGAACTTTGGTTACCGTTCAGCGAACTATGCCTCTGCAACTTTCTCTCTTTACATGGAACAAGTACAGTTTGCCCCAGAAAAGGAGGTAGATCCAGCTCAAATCCCAGCACAAGCAGGAGAGGCAGTTACTTATAAAACTCTTTTCAAGATTCCAAAACCAGGTAAAGAAATCATTGCAGCTTTATCAAGCCTTGATTTCGTTGATACCTTTGATGATCGTTTAGATTTCAAAGATCTTACAGTTGATGCAGATGGTGTTGTGTTGGCAAAGGATACAGACTATACTGTTGAGAAGTCAGGTCAAAAAGTAACTGTCAAGATGGCTGCTGCCTACTTGAACAAAGATAAGGCCGGAACACCTATTCGTATTACTTATAATACAGTAACAAATAATAAGGTTGGTGACAAAGCTTCAGGACCTATCGAAAACATTGTAGCTATGCAACCAGATAACCTTTATTTCGCATCAAACAAGGTAACAACGACCTTACTTTACAACAAGATTCATGAATTTGAGAGCGGTACACCTGGTAAGACCCTTCCACAAGAAGTTACAAACTTGTTACCAGCTAAAGTATCAGGTCTTGCAAATGGAACGACTGTAAATCCTACTCAACCAACAACTACTAAAGTATCTGTTCCAGAAGGAAACTGGGTATTCAAAGGTTACGATAAGGTTTCAGAAGTTGTTGAAAATGGAGATGTGAAGTTCATCGGTAAATGGGAATTCACTCCAGCGCCAACTTACAAGGCAACACATGAATTTGTAAGCGGAACGTCAGGAAAAGAACTTCCGCAAGAAGTGAAATCCTTGCTTCCAGCAGACCAAACAGACTTGAAAGATGGTAGTCAAGCGACTCCGACTCAACCAAGTCAAACAGAAGTGAAGACAGCAGAAGGTACATGGAGCTTTAAGTCCTATGACAAGGCATCAGAAACCATCAATGGAGCGGATGCCCACTTCGTCGGTACTTGGGAATTCACCCCAGCGCCAACTTACAAGGCAACACATGAATTTGTAAGCGGAACTCCAGGAAAAGAACTTCCGCAAGAAGTGAAATCCTTGCTTCCAGCAGACCAAACAGACTTGAAAGACGGTAGTCAAGCGACTCCAACTCAACCAAGTAAAACGGAAGTGAAGACTACAGAAGGCACTTGGAGCTTCAAGTCCTATGACAAGGCATCAGAAACCATCAATGGAGCGGATGCCCACTTCATCGGTACATGGGAATTTACCCCAGCACCAACTTACAAGGCAACACATGAATTTGTCAGCGGAACTCCAGGCAAAGAGCTTCCACAAGAAGTAAAAGACTTGCTTCCAGTAGACCAAACAGATTTGAAAGACGGTAGTCAAGCGACTCCAACACAACCAAGTAAAACGGAAGTGAAGACAGCAGAAGGCACTTGGAGCTTCAAGTCCTATGACAAGGCATCAGAAACCATCAATGGAGCGGATGCCCACTTCATCGGTACATGGGAATTTACCCCAGCACCAACTTACAAGGCAACACATGAATTTGTAAGCGGAACTCCAGGCAAAGAGCTTCCACAAGAAGTAAAAGACTTGCTTCCAGTAGACCAAACAGATTTGAAAGACGGTAGTCAAGCGACTCCAACACAACCAAGTAAAACGGAAGTGAAGACAGCAGAAGGCACTTGGAGCTTCAAGTCCTATGACAAGGCATCAGAAACTATCAATGGAGCAGATGCCCACTTCGTCGGTACTTGGGAATTTACCCCAGCACCAACAGTGACTCATAAAGCAGTTCACGAGTTTGTCAGCGGAACTCCAGGAAAAGAACTTCCACAAGAAGTGAAAACTCTACTTCCAGCAGACCAAACAGACTTGAAAGATGGCAGCAAAGTGACTCCAACACAACCAAGTCAAACAGAAGTGAAGACAGCAGAAGGCACATGGAGCTTCAAGTCATACGACAAGACTTCAGAGACTGTCAACGGTTCAGATGTTAAGTTTGTAGGAACATGGGAATTTACAGCGAGCCCAGCACCAACAGTGACTCATAAAGCAGTTCACGAGTTTGTCAGCGGAACTCCAGGAAAAGAACTTCCACAAGAAGTGAAAACTCTACTTCCAGCAGACCAAACAGACTTGAAAGATGGCAGCAAAGTGACTCCAACACAACCAAGTCAAACAGAAGTGAAGACAGCAGAAGGCACATGGAGCTTCAAGTCATACGACAAGACTTCAGAGACTGTCAACGGTTCAGATGTTAAGTTTGTAGGAACATGGGAATTTACAGCGAGCCCAGCACCAACAGTGACTCATAAAGCAGTTCACGAGTTTGTCAGCGGAACTCCAGGAAAAGAACTTCCACAAGAAGTGAAAACTCTACTTCCAGCAGACCAAACAGACTTGAAAGATGGCAGCAAAGTGACTCCAACACAACCAAGTCAAACAGAAGTGAAGACAGCAGAAGGCACATGGAGCTTCAAGTCATACGACAAGACTTCAGAGACTGTCAACGGTTCAGATGTTAAGTTTGTAGGAACATGGGAATTTACAGCGAGCCCAGCACCAACAGTGACTCATAAAGCAGTTCACGAGTTTGTCAGCGGAACTCCAGGAAAAGAACTTCCACAAGAAGTGAAAACTCTACTTCCAGCAGACCAAACAGACTTGAAAGATGGCAGCAAAGTGACTCCAACACAACCAAGTCAAACAGAAGTGAAGACAGCAGAAGGTACTTGGAGCTTCAAGTCCTATGACAAGGCATCAGAAACCATCAATGGAGCGGACGTTAAATTTACAGGAACTTGGGAATTTACCCCAGCTCCAACTGTACGTCCAATTACTTCTTTTGTAGATACTAAGGGGAATACATTAATTCCAAGTGAAGATGGGGAACAACCTAAGAAAGACATCCCAGGTTACCGCTTCGTAGAGACTAAGAAACTTCCAAACGGCGACACTGAACATGTCTACGAAAAAGTGAAGACCAGTCACAAGGATAAGGAAGGCAACGACATTCCAGGATATCCAAGTGAAGATGGGGAACAACCTAAGAAAGACATCCCAGGTTATCGCTTCGTAGAGACTAAGAAACTTCCAAACGGCGACACTGAACATGTCTACGAAAAAGTGAAGACCAGTCACAAGGATAAGGAAGGCAACGACATTCCAGGATATCCAAGTGAAGATGGGGAACAACCTAAGAAAGACATCCCAGGTTACCGCTTCGTAGAGACTAAGAAACTTCCAAACGGCGACACTGAACATGTCTACGAAAAAGTGAAGACCAGTCACAAGGATAAGGAAGGCAACGACATTCCAGGATATCCAAGTGAAGATGGGGAACAACCTAAGAAAGACATCCCAGGTTATCGCTTCGTAGAGACTAAGAAACTTCCAAACGGCGACACTGAACATGTCTACGAAAAAGTGAAGACCAGTCACAAGGATAAGGAAGGCAACGACATTCCAGGATATCCAAGTGAAGATGGGGAACAACCTAAGAAAGACATCCCAGGTTATCGCTTCGTAGAGACTAAGAAACTTCCAAACGGCGACACTGAACATGTCTACGAAAAAGTGAAGACCAGTCACAAGGATAAGGAAGGCAACGACATTCCAGGATATCCAAGTGAAGATGGCGAACAACCTAAGAAAGACATCCCAGGCTACCGCTTCGTAGAGACTAAGAAACTTCCAAATGGCGACACAGTTCATGTTTATGAAAAAATTATTCCTTCTGTGAAACCATCACAACCAGCTAAGGAATTGCCTAATACTGGTACAGAAGATCACTCTAGCCTAGCAGCTCTTGGACTTCTTGGAGTATTGAGCGGATTTGGTCTTGTGGCACGCAAGAAAAAAGAAGACTAA